One genomic region from Gossypium hirsutum isolate 1008001.06 chromosome D13, Gossypium_hirsutum_v2.1, whole genome shotgun sequence encodes:
- the LOC107945332 gene encoding FT-interacting protein 3: MQKPPQSIDFALKETSPKIGAGAVTGDKLSSTYDLVEQMQYLYVRVVKAKDLPGKDVTGGCDPYVEVKLGNYKGVTKHFEKKNNPEWNQVFAFSKERIQASVLEVYVKDKDVVADDLIGRALFDLNEIPKRIPPDSPLAPQWYRLEDRKGDKAKGELMLAVWMGTQADEAFPEAWHSDAASVGPDAVASIRSKVYLSPKLWYVRVNVIKAQDLVPNDKSRFPEVFVKAMLGNQALRTRISQSKTINPMWNEDLMFVVAEPFEEPLVLSVEDRVGGNKDETLGKCVIPLHIVQRRLDHRPVNSQWLNLEKHVIVDGEKKEIKFASRIHLRICLEGGYHVLDESTHYSSDLRPTAKQLWRPSIGILELGILSAHGLMPMKTKDGRGTTDAYCVAKYGQKWIRTRTIVDNFMPRWNEQYTWEVFDTCTVITVGVFDNGHVHGGAGGARDARIGKVRIRLSTLEADRVYTHSYPLLVLHPSGVKKTGEIQLALRFTCSSLINMLHMYSHPLLPKMHYIHPLSVIQLDVLRHQAMQIVSTRLSRAEPPLRKEVVEYMLDVDSHMWSMRRSKANFFRIMGVLSGLIAVGKWFDQICNWRNPLTTILIHILFIILVLYPELILPTIFLYLFLIGIWNYRWRPRHPPHMDTRLSHADAAHPDELDEEFDTFPTSRPSDIVRMRYDRLRSIAGRVQTVIGDLATQGERFQSLLSWRDPRATTLFVTFCLIAALVLYVTPFQVVALLAGIYILRHPRFRHKLPSTPLNFFRRLPARSDSML, translated from the coding sequence ATGCAGAAGCCACCACAGTCTATAGATTTCGCTTTGAAGGAGACTTCACCGAAGATCGGTGCCGGAGCTGTGACGGGCGATAAGCTATCGAGCACGTATGATCTGGTGGAGCAAATGCAATACCTTTACGTTCGTGTGGTAAAGGCGAAAGATTTACCGGGGAAAGATGTAACTGGTGGCTGTGATCCTTATGTTGAAGTTAAGCTAGGGAACTATAAAGGAGTTACTAAGCATTTCGAGAAGAAGAACAATCCCGAATGGAATCAAGTGTTTGCGTTCTCGAAAGAACGGATTCAAGCTTCGGTTTTAGAAGTATATGTGAAAGATAAAGATGTGGTGGCCGATGATTTAATCGGGAGGGCATTGTTCGATCTTAATGAGATTCCGAAAAGAATTCCACCAGATAGTCCGTTGGCACCGCAATGGTATCGGTTGGAGGATCGGAAGGGGGATAAAGCTAAAGGAGAGTTAATGCTTGCTGTTTGGATGGGGACACAAGCCGACGAAGCATTTCCTGAGGCTTGGCACTCGGATGCTGCATCGGTTGGTCCGGATGCTGTTGCGAGTATCCGGTCGAAAGTTTATCTTTCGCCTAAGCTTTGGTATGTGAGAGTGAATGTGATCAAAGCTCAAGATTTGGTACCTAATGACAAAAGCCGGTTCCCCGAGGTTTTCGTGAAAGCAATGCTCGGAAATCAAGCTTTGAGGACTCGGATATCTCAAAGTAAGACTATTAATCCGATGTGGAATGAGGACTTAATGTTTGTGGTTGCCGAGCCGTTTGAAGAGCCGTTGGTGCTAAGTGTTGAAGATAGGGTCGGGGGGAACAAAGACGAAACGTTGGGGAAATGTGTGATTCCTTTACATATCGTGCAGCGAAGGTTGGACCATAGACCGGTGAATAGTCAATGGCTTAATCTCGAGAAACATGTGATTGTCGATGGAGagaaaaaagagattaaatttgcTAGTAGGATTCATTTGAGGATTTGTTTAGAAGGTGGATATCATGTTTTGGATGAATCGACTCATTATAGTAGTGATCTTAGGCCGACAGCTAAACAGTTATGGAGACCTAGTATCGGGATTTTGGAACTCGGTATTTTAAGTGCTCATGGACTTATGCCAATGAAAACAAAAGATGGACGAGGAACTACGGATGCTTATTGTGTAGCTAAGTATGGGCAGAAATGGATCCGGACGAGGACGATTGTCGATAACTTTATGCCAAGGTGGAACGAGCAATACACTTGGGAGGTTTTCGATACCTGTACTGTTATCACAGTGGGTGTTTTCGATAACGGACATGTACATGGAGGAGCCGGAGGGGCTAGAGACGCGAGAATCGGAAAGGTACGAATTCGGCTTTCTACGCTTGAAGCTGATAGGGTGTATACACACTCGTATCCTTTACTTGTGCTGCATCCATCAGGCGTGAAAAAAACGGGCGAAATCCAATTGGCATTGAGATTCACTTGTTCGAGTTTGATTAACATGTTGCATATGTACTCGCATCCGTTACTACCAAAAATGCATTACATTCATCCATTATCGGTGATTCAACTCGATGTTTTAAGGCATCAAGCTATGCAGATTGTTTCAACGAGACTCAGTCGAGCCGAGCCACCGTTGAGGAAAGAAGTTGTCGAGTACATGCTCGATGTCGATTCGCATATGTGGAGTATGAGGAGAAGTAAAGCTAATTTTTTCCGAATCATGGGTGTTTTAAGTGGATTAATTGCTGTCGGAAAATGGTTCGATCAAATCTGTAACTGGAGAAACCCGCTTACGACGATTTTAATCCATATCCTTTTTATCATCTTAGTCCTTTATCCCGAGCTGATACTTCCAACAATCTTTCTTTACCTTTTCTTAATTGGAATATGGAACTATCGGTGGAGACCACGACACCCTCCTCATATGGATACTCGGCTTTCACATGCTGATGCAGCTCATCCTGATGAACTAGACGAAGAGTTCGATACTTTCCCAACTTCTCGACCTTCCGATATCGTACGGATGAGGTACGATCGTTTAAGAAGTATAGCTGGGAGAGTTCAAACTGTGATCGGTGACCTCGCAACTCAAGGGGAACGATTTCAGTCCTTGCTAAGCTGGAGAGACCCGAGAGCAACCACATTATTTGTGACATTCTGTTTGATCGCTGCCTTGGTTCTTTACGTTACGCCATTCCAAGTCGTTGCTCTTCTTGCAGGAATTTACATTTTACGACACCCGAGGTTCCGTCACAAGCTTCCATCGACACCTCTTAACTTCTTTAGGAGGTTGCCTGCAAGATCAGACAGCATGTTATGA